Proteins from one Ketobacter alkanivorans genomic window:
- a CDS encoding LemA family protein, whose amino-acid sequence MLPKNFLISLMLLISVISLSGCGVNNIPSLDEQVKANWAQVENQYQRRSDLIPNLVSTVKGYAAHEQETLQAVVEARAKVGSMQVDNSIINDPKALQQFEAAQGQLTSALSRLMVVVERYPDLKANQNFLALQSQLEGTENRISVARRDFIQSVSAYNTEIRTFPGRIWHSLLYSDMPLRETYQATSSGAEEAPKVEF is encoded by the coding sequence ATGTTGCCGAAGAATTTTCTCATCAGTTTAATGTTACTGATTTCCGTGATCAGCCTCAGTGGTTGCGGAGTAAACAACATCCCCAGCCTGGATGAGCAGGTTAAAGCCAACTGGGCCCAGGTGGAAAATCAGTATCAACGCCGTAGCGATCTGATTCCCAATTTAGTATCGACCGTTAAGGGCTATGCAGCCCACGAGCAGGAAACGCTGCAAGCGGTAGTGGAGGCCCGCGCCAAGGTAGGCTCCATGCAGGTGGACAACTCCATCATCAACGACCCCAAAGCCCTGCAACAATTTGAAGCGGCTCAAGGCCAGTTGACCAGCGCCCTGAGTCGATTGATGGTGGTGGTTGAACGGTATCCTGATCTTAAGGCAAATCAGAACTTTCTGGCATTACAGTCGCAACTGGAAGGCACCGAAAACCGGATCAGCGTGGCGCGCAGGGATTTTATTCAGTCTGTAAGCGCCTACAATACCGAGATCCGCACCTTCCCGGGCCGTATCTGGCACAGCTTGCTCTACAGTGACATGCCCCTGCGCGAAACCTATCAGGCCACCAGCAGTGGTGCCGAAGAAGCACCTAAGGTTGAGTTCTGA
- a CDS encoding TPM domain-containing protein, whose protein sequence is MLRLCCGLLLGILISTSLLAQPSFPKLSGQVVDTANLLDSSAEQRITSQLQAHANATGNQIVVVTVPDLQGYGIETFGYQLGRHWEIGQKGKNNGVLLIIAKAERSMRIEVGYGLEGTLTDAISANIIQTILRPAFKRGQFEQGIEAGTTAIIAALGGQYSMRKASSGKKAPTALVLLIFIIIIAMNVLRGGGGPGFGRRYGSGHYYGGGLGSGGFGGGGGFSGGGGSFGGGGASGGW, encoded by the coding sequence ATGTTACGGCTATGCTGCGGACTGCTATTGGGAATATTGATCAGCACCTCGTTGCTGGCGCAGCCCTCGTTTCCCAAATTGTCCGGGCAGGTGGTGGATACCGCCAATTTGCTGGACAGCTCAGCAGAACAACGCATCACGTCTCAATTACAGGCCCACGCCAACGCAACCGGTAATCAGATAGTGGTGGTTACCGTGCCTGATTTACAAGGCTATGGCATAGAAACATTCGGCTACCAGTTAGGCCGACACTGGGAGATCGGCCAAAAAGGCAAAAATAACGGTGTGTTGCTGATCATCGCCAAAGCCGAGCGTAGCATGCGGATTGAAGTGGGCTATGGCCTGGAAGGCACCCTCACCGATGCTATCAGCGCCAATATCATTCAAACCATACTGCGACCCGCCTTCAAGCGCGGCCAGTTTGAACAGGGTATTGAGGCAGGCACCACCGCCATCATTGCCGCCTTGGGCGGCCAATACAGTATGCGCAAAGCCAGCAGCGGCAAAAAGGCGCCAACCGCCCTCGTGCTGCTGATTTTCATCATAATCATCGCCATGAACGTGTTACGTGGTGGCGGTGGCCCTGGTTTTGGCCGTCGCTACGGCTCTGGTCACTACTACGGTGGCGGCCTGGGCAGCGGCGGATTCGGTGGAGGGGGCGGTTTTTCCGGCGGCGGTGGCAGTTTTGGAGGCGGTGGCGCCTCGGGAGGATGGTGA
- a CDS encoding TPM domain-containing protein has translation MTLLTQQQLKSVADAIDAIEHNTDAELVTVLAKQADGYLYIPTLYAAVAALLVPIVLKLTPFWLSSDELFLAQWATFAVLALLFRIPAIMMRLVPKSVKQWRASSLARRQFLDNNLHHTKGETGVLVFVSEAEHYVEIIADRGISQHVSNDQWQGIVNELTAHIKRKQTLDGMLGCINACGELLKQYSPATESKNELPNHLVVLN, from the coding sequence ATGACATTATTGACGCAGCAGCAGCTTAAATCGGTAGCAGATGCCATAGATGCCATCGAACACAACACAGACGCAGAACTGGTCACCGTATTAGCCAAGCAGGCCGATGGCTACCTGTATATCCCGACACTGTACGCTGCCGTTGCCGCACTGTTGGTTCCCATTGTGCTGAAGCTGACGCCTTTTTGGTTAAGCAGCGATGAACTGTTCCTGGCTCAATGGGCTACGTTTGCAGTGTTGGCGTTACTGTTTCGGATACCGGCCATTATGATGCGACTGGTTCCAAAATCGGTAAAACAGTGGCGCGCTTCGAGTTTGGCACGACGCCAGTTTCTGGACAACAACCTGCACCATACCAAAGGCGAAACCGGGGTGCTGGTATTTGTATCGGAAGCAGAGCACTACGTAGAGATCATCGCCGACCGCGGCATCAGCCAGCACGTGAGCAACGATCAATGGCAAGGCATCGTGAACGAATTGACCGCCCATATTAAGCGCAAGCAGACCTTGGATGGCATGCTCGGTTGCATCAACGCCTGCGGTGAATTGTTAAAACAATATTCGCCGGCGACAGAAAGCAAGAATGAGTTGCCGAATCATTTGGTGGTGTTAAATTAG
- a CDS encoding alkyl/aryl-sulfatase: protein MAEAGNVAWDMGSYEWLLEEGQNFDSIHPSLQRQAILNMAYGLYEVVPGKIYQVRGYDLANISFIKGKTGWIVFDPLTAKETAAAALKFINEQLGERPVVAVVYSHSHGDHFGGVRGVVDEADVKSGKVKIIAPEGFMHHAVAENVMAGNVMTRRMFFQYGVLLPRSPYGHVDQSIGKNTAAGNLGLIEPNVIIKQDFEDMTIDGIKMVFQNTPGTEAPAEMNTWFPDMKAFWAAENITGTIHNIYTLRGALVRDALEWSKQINIALYRFGQDAEVMFASHSWPRWGNDRIQEIMRTQRDTYAHLNNQVLHLANQGVTINQIHNVYALPDSLRNQWAAHSYHGSEEHNSRAVVNRYLGYWDANPATLVPLSPEDSAPLYVEMMGGAKKIIKKGRALYEEGKYLHASEILNKLVYAEPKNQTAKDLLADTFEQIGYQKESPSVRNSFLAAAYELRHGMPSGASPKASGPDVIRGMSTGLWLDFLGVRLDTSKTDGKHFIINFVTPDNGEKYLVELSNSALTNISGVQSSKADLTITMNRSELNDVMMGKITFDEKIKAGKATLKGNRKPYDELKNMLSTFTMAFELLPGTLPDKKATPTSGNTFQQASPADTSGG from the coding sequence ATGGCAGAAGCCGGCAACGTGGCGTGGGACATGGGAAGCTACGAATGGTTGTTGGAAGAAGGCCAGAACTTCGACAGCATTCATCCCTCACTCCAGCGTCAAGCCATTCTCAATATGGCCTATGGCTTGTACGAAGTGGTGCCCGGTAAAATCTATCAGGTACGCGGCTACGACCTTGCCAACATCAGCTTTATTAAAGGTAAAACCGGCTGGATTGTCTTCGATCCATTGACCGCAAAAGAAACCGCTGCCGCTGCCCTTAAGTTTATAAATGAACAACTGGGTGAGCGCCCGGTGGTTGCTGTGGTTTACTCGCACTCCCATGGTGACCATTTCGGTGGAGTTCGCGGCGTAGTGGACGAGGCTGACGTCAAATCAGGCAAGGTCAAGATCATCGCTCCCGAAGGGTTTATGCATCACGCCGTGGCCGAGAATGTCATGGCTGGCAACGTCATGACACGCCGCATGTTCTTCCAATACGGTGTATTGCTACCCCGTAGCCCCTACGGCCACGTCGATCAATCCATCGGCAAGAATACCGCCGCTGGCAACCTCGGACTTATTGAACCCAACGTCATCATCAAGCAAGACTTTGAAGACATGACCATCGACGGCATTAAAATGGTCTTTCAGAACACGCCCGGCACCGAGGCTCCGGCCGAGATGAACACTTGGTTTCCGGACATGAAAGCGTTCTGGGCAGCTGAGAACATCACCGGCACCATTCACAACATCTACACGCTACGCGGCGCCCTGGTACGTGATGCACTGGAATGGTCGAAGCAAATCAATATTGCACTGTACCGATTCGGGCAAGACGCGGAAGTCATGTTCGCCTCCCACAGCTGGCCACGATGGGGTAACGATCGAATTCAGGAAATCATGCGGACTCAACGTGACACCTACGCACACCTGAACAACCAGGTTTTGCATCTGGCCAACCAAGGCGTAACCATCAATCAAATACACAACGTCTATGCACTGCCGGACAGCCTGCGCAATCAGTGGGCAGCACACAGCTATCACGGCTCCGAAGAGCACAACAGTCGTGCGGTGGTGAATCGTTATCTCGGTTACTGGGATGCCAATCCAGCCACACTCGTCCCTCTGTCACCGGAAGACTCAGCCCCACTGTATGTTGAAATGATGGGCGGCGCCAAAAAGATCATCAAGAAGGGGCGCGCGCTGTATGAGGAAGGCAAGTATCTGCACGCTTCCGAGATACTCAACAAGCTGGTGTATGCCGAACCCAAAAACCAGACCGCAAAAGACCTGCTGGCTGACACTTTTGAACAAATTGGCTACCAAAAGGAAAGCCCCAGTGTGCGCAACAGCTTCCTGGCCGCTGCGTATGAGCTACGGCATGGCATGCCCAGCGGTGCGTCACCGAAAGCATCAGGCCCCGACGTAATCCGTGGCATGTCCACTGGACTGTGGCTCGATTTCCTGGGAGTCCGTTTAGACACGAGCAAAACCGACGGTAAGCACTTCATTATCAACTTCGTCACACCCGATAATGGTGAAAAATATCTGGTGGAACTGAGCAATTCTGCACTCACCAACATCAGCGGTGTTCAGTCGTCAAAGGCCGATCTCACCATCACCATGAACCGATCCGAACTGAATGACGTCATGATGGGCAAAATTACCTTTGACGAGAAAATCAAAGCTGGAAAAGCCACATTAAAAGGCAACCGAAAGCCCTATGATGAACTGAAGAACATGCTGTCAACGTTTACCATGGCCTTTGAACTGCTACCCGGAACCCTGCCCGACAAAAAGGCGACACCAACATCTGGCAACACATTCCAGCAAGCGAGCCCCGCTGACACTTCAGGGGGTTGA